CGAGCACGAGCCGAAGTACGTCAAATATTTCGAAGAGTCAGATTTGATAGCGGGTGATTTCCTCTTCATGCGCAAATACATGCCGCATCGGTTGGAAGGTAAGACTGTTGTGACGAACACCACCACTGAAGAAAATATGGATTTACTCAAAGAACGCGGAGTGAAAACAGTTATCACCACAACGCCACGATACGACGGTCGCTCTTTTGGAACGAATACCACCGAAGCCATGCTCACCGCCTATGCAGGCAAAGGTCGGCGCTTGACAGATGACGAACTCAATGGATTGATCGACGAATTAGGGTTGAAACCGAGTGTGATGCAGTTGCATTGACCGTAGGCGGTAGACCATGGACCATTATTACCGTCCATCGTCCACCGTCCATTATGCCCGTATCATCGTCAACAGCATCTTGAATTTTTGAATGGCTTTGAGCGCGTGCGGTTCGTTTGCGGGCATGATGATTGCGTCGCCTGTTTTCAATTGATACGGAGTGCCGGAGATGGTCACTTCGGCTTCGCCTTCGATGATGTGGACAAGCGCGTCGAAGGGGGCGGTGTGTTCGCTCAAGCCCTGGTCTTTATCGAAGGCGAACAAGGTGACGTTGCCAGCCTCCGCTTTGGTGACCTGGCGGCTGACGACGGAGCCTTCCTGGAAGTTGACCATTTCGGCGAGATTCAAAACTTGTGATTTGGGGGCTGTGGACATCGATTCTCCAATTCATTGTAGGGACGACACATGTGTCGCCCCTACGAAATCAATTCTCTTCCGGCGGCTTGACCATGCGGAATTCGCGCCAGAGTAATAGATCATAAACGATCTTGAGTCCTCCGCTCAGAAAGAAGGGCATGCTGAGCAAGGCTGGGATGCCGAAGAAAACACCGGTCAGCACAGGGGATAAAGACGCGCCGACCGAACGGGCAATGGCGGTCACACCTGAGGCGGCGGATCGTTCGTCGGGGTCCACAACAGCCATCGTGTAGGATTGACGCGTGGGCACATCCATTTGAGAGATGCTAAAGCGCAGGAGCAGAAGTCCGATGGCGAGGGGTAAAGTCGGCATGAGCGGAACGAGAATCAAGAGGACGTTGGATGGGATGTGGGTAAAGACCATCGTGTTGATCAGCCCGATTTTTTCTGCTATCTTGACGGCGAGCAGGGATGAAATGCCCGCCAGAATGTTCGCGCCGAAGAAAATACTGCCGAGGATGCCCGTGTCCGCGCCGAACTTGACATGAAACCAGTAGGCGATCATGCTTTGCACGATCAGCCCGCCTGCGAAGGCATCGAGCGCGAAGAATGACGAGAGTTTGAATACGACGCTCCGCGATTTGTGCAAGCCCAGAACTTTTTTCGTATCGTTTGCTTCGGTACGAACTTCGATGGCGGGGGAAACCTGTAGAAACATGACCGCGATCAGGAAACCGCCTATCGCGTATCCGGTCAGGATGTAACGATAAGAGTCGAACGCCGACCAGCCGCTGATTTGCAGAAATCGAGCCAGCCAGCCTCCTGTCAATGCGCCGATGGCAGTGGAGAACGAACCGGCGAGGTTATACCAGGCAAAAACCTTCGTGCGCATTTTGTTCGGAATGAGCTGGGTAAGTCCGGCCTGCTCCACCGAAAGGAAGGGACCGATCTCATTTCCGCTCGGGCTGATTACTCCGATGATGGCGGCAAGCATGAGAACGATGAGATTGTTCGTCAGCAAGAAGACGATGCCCGCACCCAGCATGAGCAAAGCGCCGATGATGAGGGTCTTTTTCCGTCCAAAACCATCGGCGTGGGTGGTGAGGTAGAGCGAAATGAACGCATCGCCGGCAAGGGTGAAGGTGAAGAGCAAGCCCGCCTGTTGTTCGGTCAGCCCGGCTTCAGAGAGATACAGCACAAGGACGACGGATAAAAATCCGTAACAGAACATGCGGATGATGCGCGTGGTAAAAAGAAGGGGAATGTCGAGTGTGGGCTTCATTTAATTTGTCTCCATTTTCACTGGACGCGAGGCGCTATTAATAAGTTGAAGATGTCAAAGTGATTGATGGGTTGCCAATTCAGCGGGAAACAGGCGTAATTTCTTCCATTAACTCGCGGATTTTGCCTAATGCCTGATGGAGCGCGGCGCTTCCCGAATTCGTAAGGGTGTAATACTTGCGGGCTTTTCCCTCCACCACTTTTTTCTGCGATCTGAGAAACCCATCCCGCTCGAGACCATGCAGGATGGGGTACAGGGTACCAGGACTTAGTTCGTAACCGTGCCTTCCTAATTCACGGAT
This portion of the Anaerolineales bacterium genome encodes:
- a CDS encoding cupin domain-containing protein, with the translated sequence MSTAPKSQVLNLAEMVNFQEGSVVSRQVTKAEAGNVTLFAFDKDQGLSEHTAPFDALVHIIEGEAEVTISGTPYQLKTGDAIIMPANEPHALKAIQKFKMLLTMIRA
- a CDS encoding MFS transporter, whose amino-acid sequence is MKPTLDIPLLFTTRIIRMFCYGFLSVVLVLYLSEAGLTEQQAGLLFTFTLAGDAFISLYLTTHADGFGRKKTLIIGALLMLGAGIVFLLTNNLIVLMLAAIIGVISPSGNEIGPFLSVEQAGLTQLIPNKMRTKVFAWYNLAGSFSTAIGALTGGWLARFLQISGWSAFDSYRYILTGYAIGGFLIAVMFLQVSPAIEVRTEANDTKKVLGLHKSRSVVFKLSSFFALDAFAGGLIVQSMIAYWFHVKFGADTGILGSIFFGANILAGISSLLAVKIAEKIGLINTMVFTHIPSNVLLILVPLMPTLPLAIGLLLLRFSISQMDVPTRQSYTMAVVDPDERSAASGVTAIARSVGASLSPVLTGVFFGIPALLSMPFFLSGGLKIVYDLLLWREFRMVKPPEEN
- a CDS encoding helix-turn-helix transcriptional regulator; protein product: MSITKIDKLNRNFFLGFIRLHLMHHASVEPIFGLDMIRELGRHGYELSPGTLYPILHGLERDGFLRSQKKVVEGKARKYYTLTNSGSAALHQALGKIRELMEEITPVSR